A segment of the Fusobacterium varium genome:
GTTACGATTATCTATTTTGATTTTTTCTATTTTTTTTAATCTTTCTATTTCTGTTTTATTTACCATTATTTGTTTCCTTTTTGAAGTTTGACTTATCATTTTTATCTTATTTTTCCAATAAAGATTTTATTTTACAAAGTAGCTTATTTAATTTATCTTTTTCCTTTTGATTCAAATTATCATATTTTTCTTTTATTTGAGTTTGAAGGAATGTTAGTTCTTCCATTTCAAAAACAAGCTCTTCTTTTGGAGAATCTTCAATTAATAATGGCTCTACTTTTTTATTTATTATATCAACAGCTGCTTGATATTCTATTCCTTCTATATCTATTTTCTCTAATAATTCTTGTTCCTTATATAATTTTTCAACAGCTTTTACAGGTATTATCGAGATTATATGTTTAGCTGAATTATTACTAGCTTTTTTGTATAGTTCATATCTTTTTCTATATCTCAAAGCTGTATCTTGTTTATAACCTGACACAAGTAAAAATCTAGTATATAATCCATCTTTTCCTTGACCTGCTAATTTTTCAAAAACTTCTGTAAGTTCTTTTCCTATAATTATATTACCTGCTCCATTTATTGTTAAAAGCTCTAGTGTCTTTTTATTTAAAAATTCTATAAGGTTTTTATCATCTGTTAAGTCATTATATAAATCTGTAGGTATTTGAAAAATCTTTTCCATATTATTATTAGGTAGTGTTAAAGATTTTTCTTGATTTTCTACCACAGCTTTTTCTTCTGTTTCTTTTTTTCTAGCTGCTAATTTTGCTTTAAATAACTCTTGGGTTCTATTATTTACTTTTGCCATTATTGTCCTGCCGTTGCCAAAAATCTATAAAAATATAGAAATTTGTTTATTTCCTTCTTCACAGAATCTGATTTTGCCGTAGCTACTTTCATTTGATGTAACTCTCCAAAGGCTTAAATTCGGATACAACGCGTCCTACACATTAGCATTTTCTTCTTTTTGAAATTATGCTAATTTATACATAGATAAATTTAGTGAAGCATTATAATCTCTATCAATCACCGCTCCACAATGTGGACATCTATAAACTCTATCTTTTAATTTTAAATCTTTCTTTATAAAGCCACATTCACTACAAGTTTTTGATGAGGGATAAAATCTATCTGTTATTACTAATTCAATTCCATATAACTCTGTTTTGTATGTTAAATATTTTCTAAATTTATTAAAACATTGTTTTCTTACTGAATTAGACAGATGTTTATTTTTCAGCATTCCAGAAACATTCAAATCCTTTATTACAATTCTGTATGGTTTGGTTTTCACTATATTTGTTGTAACTTGATGAAGATAGTTATTTCTAATATTAGCTAATTTCCTATGTATTAGTTTTGTTGTATTCTCTAATTTCTCTATATTTTTAGTTTTTATAAATTGACAACGTCCACCTCCCTCTTTTTTAATTTTATTCATCTCATATTTTCTACTAATTTGTCTTTGTTTCTGTTTTAATCTTTTTTCCAAATTTTTAACTTCTTTAGTTTTATTAATATTTTTAAAAACTTTTCCATCTGAACAAATAGCTAAATCTTTTAATCCTAAATCTATACCTAATGAAATATCTGTTAATTCTTCCTGCTTTTTATCAACTTCCACTCCTACGGATATATACCAGTATTTATTATCATAAGTAACTCTAGGATTATTATATTTAACATTCCTTGGTATTTGTTCATTTGTTTTTATCCACCCTATTTTTTCAATCAAAACTTTTTTCTCTTTAACTTTTAATTTTACAGGATCGTTATAAAAACTAGGTTTACTTTTCTTTTTACTTTTAAATTTTGGCTTATTAACTAAACCTTTAAAAAAACTTTTATAGGCATTACAAGCATCTTTTACAGCTTGTTTAGCAACAGTATTTGACACTTCATTTAACCAAGTTAGTTCTGACTTCTTTAATTGAGTTAATTCTTTTCTAATAGTTCCATCGCTAATAAATTTACCACCATTTTTATAATTTTCTTCCTGTTTTGTAAGAGTATAGTTATAGATAAACCTAGCAGTTCCTACAGATTGCCACAATTTTTGTTCTTGCTCTTTAGTTGAATAAATTCTAACTTTCTTCGCAAGTATCATCTTCTATTAACTCCTTAATCATTTTTTATGTTATTTAATATTATATAAATTTACATATTTTTAATAACAGTTCTAAGCCTTCCTTCTTTAATAACTAAGTAGCACAATGCAATTTATTTTTTACTTTCTCGCACCGTGCGAGAAAGTAAAATTATAATTTTAGAATAACATCTAATAAAGATTCTTGAGCTGCTGCAAGGATTTTAGCTCTACTTTCCCAAATAGTTTTACCCTTTCTGGCTAAAGTTTCTACTTGTGAAAGTTCTTTAATAGGCTCAGGGAATACTATATCTGTTCCCTCTATTGCTTCTTTAATATCTTTTAAGATTCCTTTTTGAGTTGCTGTTGGTCTATATTTATTAACTATGATAGAATGTATCTTTTCTACTCCTGTTTCTTTTATAACGTTTATAGCCCCTTTAAGTGTTGGATTATCACAGAACATAGGAATAATAACTTTGTCTGAACAAGCAACGAAAGTACTATCTATTTTCATTGTAGGAATACTGTCAATTAAAATATAATCATATTCCTCTTGCATTTTCTTTATAAATTCAGGCAATTTTTCCAAGAATCTATCGGTAAAAAGAGAACTCTTAGTAGGAATAAAATAAAGATTAGTTCTTAGTTTTACTGTTTCAACCTTATCATTCATTACACAATATCTAAGGTCTTTTTTGAAATCTATCTTATCAACTTCATCATCAGATAAAGTATAATCTAAAATATTATTTTGCGAATCTGATGTAAGTAATAGCACTTTTTTGTTCTGCATAGCAAGTCCGTATCCTAGCTGAACAGTTAAAAAAGTTTTACCAATTCCACCTTTGTTTACTTTGATACTAAAAACTTTCCCCATCTCTTTTTTACTCCTTTCTATTACAATTTTATCATCTACCTCTATAACTTCTACTTCATTATCCTCTGAAGTAAGGTTCATTGCCTTTATAACTGCTGAAGGAATATTTAATCTAGTTATTAAATAATCTTTATCCTTATACACTTTTGTAAAATTAAGTTTTATATTTTTTTCTATAATATTTTTATCCTTTGATTTAATAGGATTTTCAAAACTTCCTTTTTGTATTGTTATTTTATTATCTTTAAAAGAAAATTTTATATCATTTTCTTTTATTGAGATACCTAAAATCTCTATCATTTCTCTATCTACATTTAACACTGCACTACTTATAACATTTGGATTTTCTTTTTTATAAAAAATACCTATTCTCTTTTTCATCTTACCACCCTTCCAAAAATCAGGTAAATTTTAATCATCAGTTTTTAATTTATTTTCCTGCTCTAATATATCATATTCTTTTCTTAATTCCAATAATAACTCTTCTTCACTTGGTAAATAAAGCATATACTTTGAAGCAAATATCTGTTTTTCCCCTTTAGGTAAAGTATACTTTACTATTGAATCGCTTTTATCTGCACAAAGAACTATTCCTATAGGAGGATTATCTCCCTCATTCATCATTTCTTCTTGAAAATAATGAACATACATTTGCATTTGACCTAAATCCTGATGAGTTAAATCTTCAAGTTTTAAATCAATAAGAACAAAACACTTTAAAATATAGTTATAAAAAACTAAATCTATATAAAAATGTCTTCCATCAAAAGTTATTCTTTTTTGTCTAGCAACAAAAGAAAATCCTCTTCCAAGTTCTAATAAAAATTTCTGTAAATGATTTATAAGAGATTGCTCTAAGTTTTTCTCTAAAAAATCTATATTCTCAGGTAATCCTAAAAATTCTAAAACATAAGGGTCTTTTATTATATCTTCAGGTCTATTTTTTTAGGTTCTAGCTTATATATCTCTTGAAAAACTTTCTCTTTATTTTTACTTGATAAAATTCTCTCATAAAAAAGTGTCGTTATTTGTCTTTCAAGCTGCCTTGTACTCCAGTTAGATTTTATAGTTTCCTCTATATAAAAATTTCTAGCATTCTCATTTTCTATTCTCATAAGAAGTCTATAATGTGTCCAACTCAATTCGCTACGCAGTGCGTAGCTTTTTGGAAAAGTTAAATAAAACTGTCTCATATTTTTTAGATTAGCTACTGTAAATCCTTTTCCAAATTCCTTAGTCATCTCTTTAGAAAGATTTTTTAGTAGTGCTATTCCATATTCAGCTTTTTCATTGCCGCTTTGTTTTTCTACTATTATTCTTCCTATATTCCAATAAGCCTCTACCATAGCATTATTTGTAGCTTTATAAACCTTATTTCTAGCTTCTTGCAGTATTTTTCTTACTTCTTCAAAAATAATTTTTTCCTGAATTTCTAATACCATTTTTAACCTCTTAGTTTTTGTCTTTTTTAATACTCTTATTGTTTTTTCTATATGTTTATGATATAATTAATGTGCGGAGGGGGTATATCGTAAGGTTGCCCTTTTTTTATTTGTCTTATATAAAGAAAGGCTCTTATTTCTAAGAACCTTTCTATTTTTTTATCCTATTGCTGCAAAATTATCTTTTAGAAACCAATTCAAAGAAATCTCTATAATGTTTTTCTGTTTTGAATTGGTGTTCAAAGATAACTTCTCCTTTTCTTTTAATAACCACAGTAACACTTCCATCTAAATTGTAATGTAATTTCATATGCTACCTCCATAATTTTAATATTTTTAAGGAGCTAAATACATTACCTTTGCGGAGGGGATATATTATAGTTCCTTTTTATATTATATATCATATTACATTTTTTCAAAAAAGTCAATCAAAATTTATTTTTTTGTGTTGACTTCTTGAAATTAATCTTCCATTCCATTAGAAATCCAAGTATCAAAACCTATTTTTACAATATTTGCCGTATAATATCCTCCATTTTTATCATCTGAATGATATGTAAACCAACTTTTAGGGTCTTTAGTTTTGTCTTTTTCTACCAGCAAATTTATAAAGTTATTATAACTAGACTCTGAATAAACTAAAGGAGAATTTCCATTTTTATTTCCAATTGATGAAAGATTAGAAGCCTTTGTAAATGCTTTTCCTATCCAGACTTTATTATTAATTCCAACATCTTTACGCCCTGCTTTAACCACTAGTTCCTGAGCTGTAGACATACCAATTCCAACTTTTATTTGTGGTAATGAACGCTTTTTTAATAATTCATTTAACATTCTCATATAAATATTAATATAAAATGTTTTATCTGCTAATTCATATTCATCATTTTTATTTGGAGAAGTATAAATAGCATATACGCAATCTCCACGAATACCAATTTCACGATAATTAGGGTCATCTTTAAGAATTGAAATTATCTCTGAACAAAAACTTCTTATAATACGAGCTGTATTCTCATTTAGACTTTTAAATAATTTACTAGAATCTACAATATCAATAAATAAAGCTCCTACCCACGCTTTAATTCCATTTTCATAAGTAAACTCCGAATCAGATAAAGGAATAGTACTCCTTTCTTCAATTTTAGTTGAAGATTTTAATATTTTTTCAACTGTTTCTTTTGATTTTTGATAGTCATACATTTTATCACCTTATAATTCTATTCCATAGGTTTTATTTTTTCTTCTATAAAATTAATTTCTTCCTCTGCTACTTATGGACAAATAAGTTTAATATTAATATTTATTACTAAATTTTTTGTTATAAGTTCTTGAGGAAAATATGAAGTTCCTTTATCTGTATAATAATCTGTAGCTCAATAAATATTTTTTTGAGTTGTTCTATCTTTTATAAGAGTATCAAATAATTTTTCAGAAATATTTATAAGGTCTTGTTTTATAATGTCTATCATAAGTATTTCCCCTTTTTTATCGTTTTTAAAATTTAAGAATCAATATCATTAATTTTAATCATTGATTTTATTTTTTGTTAATGATTATTTGATATTGATTAGTGTAGAAATCCTGCTCACAAGTGAGCAAGTTTTCCGCTCACAAGTGAGTGGCTTTTTTGCTCACTGTAAATTAAATTTTTTAGTGAACGATACAGTGATGTAAATTCCGCTCACTATGCGTTCACTTAGGTATTTATTAAGTTTATAAACATTAAAAAATTTTTATAGATAGTCATATTTTTAGTTCACTTTCGTTCACTAAAGTTAAAATTTTTTATAAATTCGTTCACTAAATTAATTTTTTTTGTTCACTAAATTAGTAAAAATCGTTCACTAAATTAATTTTAATAAAATCTTGCTCACAGTCGTTCACTTAGATATTTATTAGTTTTAAATGAATAAATTGATAAAAAACTTTAAGGGAATGATTCACTTATTTTTTTAGATTTTATATAATTTTTGATTTGTGCCGTTCACTTCCGCTCACTAAAATGGAAAGCCTGATTTTAAAAGAAAAGGCAGCCTTGGTAAGCTGCCTTTAAAATTTAATATTGATGATTTTTCTAGTATAATATCGCTCACACTTCGTTCACTTAGATATTTATTATAGTTATAGAAGTGAAAGTTAAATTTTATGTTTGCTCACATATTTGTTCACTAAATTTTTATAAATTATTTTCCGCTCACATATGCGTTCACTAAATTTTTTATAAATTATCTTTTCGCTCACACCTCGTTCACTTAGATATTTATTGATATTATAACTAACTAGCTTCTTCTAAGTGTTTCTTTAAGATTTTGATAATGTAAGGTCTTATTGTTGAAGAAAATAGAATAGGATTTTTTCTCATCTCATTTAAAAAAGTTAAGCTTATTTTTTGTGATGAAGAACATAGTTCTACAGCTTCTTTTTCTATTCTTTCTTTTTCTTCAAAAGAATAATTTTCATATTCACTCATTAACTTATCATCATCTTCATTAGGTGTAAAGATGTCATTTTTTACTTCTTTGATTGAATTATAAGAAATAGATTTAGTATCTTTTTTAGATTCTGATTTTTTTTCTTCTGTCTTCTTTTCTTTTGAAGAAGCTTTAGATACAACTTGTCTTTCTCCTTTAGCAATTTTACTAGAGAATAATGCTCCAATGTTTTTAACTTCAGGAGTTGCCTTGATGTTTTCATAAGTTTCTTTTAAATAAAGAATTACATCATTATCACTCATTTTTTCTCTAAGTTTTTTTACAGCCTGTTGATTTTTATAAGTGTATGAAATATCAAATTTTTTAAATAGTTCTTCAAAATCTTTTTCATCAAAGACAAGCTCAGGAATTATAGCGTCTTCCTCTTCAGGTTCTTCTTCTAAAAAGCCTTTGAAGTCAGCTATTTTATTTATAAGAACATCTTTTGTATCTTTTCCTGAGTAACTTATATTTAACTCTTTACACATAATTCTTAAATTTTTGAATGTTATATTTTTTAAGTCCTGAACTGAAGAAGCTTCAGATTTAGGATTAACTGGTATAATACCCTGTGCAGGAGTTCCACCTTGAAGAATTTTTTCTTTTTCTTCTAATATCTTTTCTATTATTTCTAACTTAGTATTTTTACCTGAATAAGATACTTTAAATTTCTTGCAGATAAATCTTAAATCTTTAAAAGTTAGATTTGATAAAGTAGCTTCAGATACATTCAAAAGATTTGATATATCTTCCTGCTCCTTATTTTCAAAAATGATTCTCTCATAAGAAAGTTCCATAGCAGTTTTATTAAGACTCATTATATCATTAATTTTTTGAAGGTTTATTTTGTAGTAAGTTTTAAGTGGAATACCTTCTCTTTTTATAAATACAAGTTCTTTTTCAGCTGCTGTGTTTTTAAGTTTTGATACTTGTGAACTTGTAAGCCCTGTCATAAGCATTATATCCATATCTGTAGCATAGAAATAACCATCTTTGGTAAGTTCTCCATTGTATTTATGATATTTTTCTTTATCAAGCAAGAATACAATGAAAGCTCCAAGTACAAGACCACAATAAGAGTTAAGCTTTCTGTTTAGTATGAAGTAAGAATCTTGGGTAAGTAAATCATAAATGCGTTCGTTTTTCTCGTGATTAGATTTAATCATACCGCTCCCCTCCTTACTTCAGGGATTTTTTGCACCATAGATTCCTCCATAAAAAGTAGTCCTATAATACTAACAAATATTAATATATTATTTGTTTTATTGGACATTAAGCCCTGATAAAAAAATAAAACCAACTTATTTTGGAGTTGATTTTTTATTTTTTCTATGGTAGTATATAGATGTAAATTAATTAAATTTACTCAAATAAAAAAACAACTAATGATTATTCGTTAGTATTAGTAAAAAAAGTTTCTTGGTTGCCGCCGTGGGAACTTTTTTTATTTACTTTTTTCTTTTTAATTTATTTTATTGCTTATAATAATGATACTTGTTTTCATTTGAAAAGTCAATCAAAATTTTAAAAATATATTTGATTTTATAATTTTTGGCGGCATATAAAAAAAGAGACTCTAAAATCAAGCGACATTTTTCGTATCACCTAAATTTTAGAATCTCGTAATGTAACTACTCAGCTATGTAGTTACAAAAAATAAAAAATCAGCTAAAATTAGGAGAATTTGCTTAGTGCGGATTCTCCTTTTTAACTGATTACTGGAAGCATTATGTCACATAACTCAAAAATACTTTTTAATGCTTCATATTGATTTTGCCCATTCTTTTTCATTGTCGCAATATACCCTCTTACTCTGCAATAAATTTCGCTTCCTAAATCGCTTCTGAATGCTCCTTGGACTTTACTTTTGATTTTCACATTTCTAATTTCTCTTTCAGCAGCATTATTGGTAAACAAAGATGAATCTCTTTCTAAAAAGAATGTTAGGACATCTTCATATCTTGATAATCTTTTAAGAAGATTAAAGGCTTTACTTCGTTTTTTCTTACCTCTTCCTACTTGAGTATTATCAAATGGATAGTGTATTCTTTCTTCTAAATATCCCTGTTCAACTGCAAACATGTATTTTAGATAAAAATCAAGTTCTGTTTTTTCATCTATTTCTGTCCCTGAATCAATCATATCCTTTAAGGTAAAGAGTATATCTTTTACTTTAGTAGGAAATTTTAAATCTGTATTTTCCTCTAGAAAGTTAAGTTCTCTTAATAGATGAGCATTACAAAGTGCATGAGTAACATTAAA
Coding sequences within it:
- a CDS encoding IS66 family transposase, with product ELLIDVFNLKISEGTIYNTLKTAHAKLEKVENFFKEQLAKSEIAHADETGTKVNGLMRWIHSFSNDKLTVLTSHRNRGKKAIVEAGILPNFHGILSHDCWYAYDCFNVTHALCNAHLLRELNFLEENTDLKFPTKVKDILFTLKDMIDSGTEIDEKTELDFYLKYMFAVEQGYLEERIHYPFDNTQVGRGKKKRSKAFNLLKRLSRYEDVLTFFLERDSSLFTNNAAEREIRNVKIKSKVQGAFRSDLGSEIYCRVRGYIATMKKNGQNQYEALKSIFELCDIMLPVIS
- a CDS encoding ParA family protein, yielding MKKRIGIFYKKENPNVISSAVLNVDREMIEILGISIKENDIKFSFKDNKITIQKGSFENPIKSKDKNIIEKNIKLNFTKVYKDKDYLITRLNIPSAVIKAMNLTSEDNEVEVIEVDDKIVIERSKKEMGKVFSIKVNKGGIGKTFLTVQLGYGLAMQNKKVLLLTSDSQNNILDYTLSDDEVDKIDFKKDLRYCVMNDKVETVKLRTNLYFIPTKSSLFTDRFLEKLPEFIKKMQEEYDYILIDSIPTMKIDSTFVACSDKVIIPMFCDNPTLKGAINVIKETGVEKIHSIIVNKYRPTATQKGILKDIKEAIEGTDIVFPEPIKELSQVETLARKGKTIWESRAKILAAAQESLLDVILKL
- a CDS encoding adenylate cyclase, whose protein sequence is MYDYQKSKETVEKILKSSTKIEERSTIPLSDSEFTYENGIKAWVGALFIDIVDSSKLFKSLNENTARIIRSFCSEIISILKDDPNYREIGIRGDCVYAIYTSPNKNDEYELADKTFYINIYMRMLNELLKKRSLPQIKVGIGMSTAQELVVKAGRKDVGINNKVWIGKAFTKASNLSSIGNKNGNSPLVYSESSYNNFINLLVEKDKTKDPKSWFTYHSDDKNGGYYTANIVKIGFDTWISNGMED
- a CDS encoding transposase, with amino-acid sequence MILAKKVRIYSTKEQEQKLWQSVGTARFIYNYTLTKQEENYKNGGKFISDGTIRKELTQLKKSELTWLNEVSNTVAKQAVKDACNAYKSFFKGLVNKPKFKSKKKSKPSFYNDPVKLKVKEKKVLIEKIGWIKTNEQIPRNVKYNNPRVTYDNKYWYISVGVEVDKKQEELTDISLGIDLGLKDLAICSDGKVFKNINKTKEVKNLEKRLKQKQRQISRKYEMNKIKKEGGGRCQFIKTKNIEKLENTTKLIHRKLANIRNNYLHQVTTNIVKTKPYRIVIKDLNVSGMLKNKHLSNSVRKQCFNKFRKYLTYKTELYGIELVITDRFYPSSKTCSECGFIKKDLKLKDRVYRCPHCGAVIDRDYNASLNLSMYKLA